A single genomic interval of Aureliella helgolandensis harbors:
- a CDS encoding methionyl-tRNA formyltransferase, with amino-acid sequence MRIVVMGTGPFAVPTCVRLLQDGHDVPLVVTRPAADARAKKAPPRPVYEWAKAEGIEVFEPASINSVEAIERVAAYQADLFFVCDYGQILSDACLGAARLGGINLHGSILPRHRGAAPVQWALLRGDQEAGITVIHMTPRLDAGPALESLSTLIRADETAGQLEPRLAELGVDATVAAVRTLEGWDGEQAIGMRQDKTQVTKAPRFSKADGQLDFRLPGEYLVRLVRACQPWPGTFGVLTWGAGKSFRIQIRGARWSNSVAGWKQLEPGGVAVVEAEQVDPTWEAPWDRMLGIQCQGGVLLVGLLQPAGKREMFASEFLRGHPLDESTRMTLPEVPLSTLD; translated from the coding sequence ATGCGAATTGTTGTCATGGGGACAGGCCCCTTTGCCGTACCTACGTGTGTTCGCCTGCTCCAGGATGGGCATGATGTTCCTTTGGTGGTGACCCGGCCGGCGGCGGATGCTCGCGCTAAGAAGGCGCCCCCGCGGCCCGTTTATGAGTGGGCGAAAGCCGAGGGGATTGAAGTCTTTGAACCCGCAAGCATCAATTCGGTAGAAGCGATCGAGCGCGTGGCGGCGTACCAAGCCGACCTGTTCTTCGTGTGTGACTACGGGCAAATTCTATCGGACGCATGCTTGGGCGCGGCTCGGCTGGGCGGAATCAATCTGCACGGTTCGATTCTTCCCCGGCATCGTGGGGCTGCACCGGTGCAGTGGGCGCTCTTGCGAGGGGATCAAGAAGCGGGCATTACCGTCATTCACATGACTCCACGACTCGACGCGGGACCCGCCCTTGAGAGCCTGTCCACTTTGATTCGAGCCGATGAGACGGCCGGCCAACTCGAGCCGCGTCTGGCAGAGCTAGGGGTGGACGCAACCGTAGCTGCAGTCCGGACGCTGGAGGGCTGGGATGGAGAGCAAGCGATCGGCATGCGGCAAGATAAGACGCAAGTCACCAAGGCGCCGCGATTTTCTAAGGCGGATGGCCAACTCGACTTCCGACTTCCGGGAGAGTACTTGGTGCGGTTGGTCCGCGCCTGCCAGCCGTGGCCAGGGACCTTCGGAGTGTTGACTTGGGGCGCCGGGAAGTCTTTCAGGATCCAAATACGAGGAGCCAGGTGGAGCAATTCGGTTGCAGGGTGGAAGCAATTGGAACCTGGAGGTGTGGCCGTCGTTGAAGCGGAGCAAGTGGATCCAACTTGGGAGGCTCCGTGGGATCGCATGCTGGGCATTCAGTGCCAGGGAGGTGTGCTCCTGGTTGGGTTGCTGCAGCCAGCCGGCAAGCGGGAAATGTTTGCTAGTGAGTTTCTGAGAGGACATCCACTCGACGAATCCACGCGCATGACGCTGCCAGAGGTTCCCCTGTCGACACTCGACTAA
- a CDS encoding ABC transporter ATP-binding protein has product MSIVNLQQVSKSFSKGEEVITPLREVDLEIHAGEFVSLMGPSGTGKSTLLNLVSGIDRPDAGKVIVAGTDLTHLNRNRLADWRAANLGYIFQTHNLIPVLTAYENVELPTLLLKLTSKQRRERVNLALAAVGLSERAGHYPRQLSGGQEQRVGIARAIVAHPKVVVADEPTGSLDSETSEQIQHLLQRLNRELNITMLMVTHDREVAAIASRQLTLDRGKFLTAEDLAPC; this is encoded by the coding sequence ATGAGCATCGTCAATCTTCAACAAGTGAGCAAAAGCTTTAGCAAGGGTGAGGAAGTCATCACCCCCCTGCGGGAAGTCGATCTGGAAATCCACGCCGGAGAATTTGTTTCGCTGATGGGCCCAAGTGGAACCGGGAAGAGCACTCTGCTCAATTTAGTCAGTGGCATCGATCGGCCAGATGCTGGCAAGGTCATCGTAGCTGGCACCGATCTGACTCACCTGAATCGCAACCGCTTAGCGGATTGGCGGGCGGCAAACCTAGGCTATATCTTCCAGACCCACAACTTGATCCCAGTCCTAACCGCCTACGAGAACGTTGAGCTGCCGACGCTGCTGTTGAAACTCACCTCCAAGCAACGCCGGGAACGCGTCAATCTGGCCCTTGCCGCAGTTGGACTCAGCGAGCGGGCAGGGCATTATCCTCGTCAGCTATCTGGCGGTCAGGAACAACGCGTGGGAATTGCAAGAGCCATTGTGGCACACCCCAAGGTCGTCGTTGCCGATGAACCGACCGGTAGCCTTGATTCAGAAACGAGCGAACAAATCCAACACCTACTGCAACGGTTGAACCGAGAGCTCAACATTACCATGCTGATGGTGACCCACGATCGCGAAGTCGCCGCGATTGCCTCGCGTCAGCTAACGCTCGACCGTGGAAAGTTCCTGACTGCGGAGGATCTGGCTCCATGCTAA
- a CDS encoding ABC transporter permease, giving the protein MLLPWEYGVRNLLRRPLRTALTLIALSTVVMLVFVVVGFLRGLERSLATSGDPDVVLVYSVNSIENIENSSIPAQTASLLTASLEGIEHRYGVSYASPELYLGTRVLTAEATEGLGLVRGVTHTAPLVRRGVRILDGHWPRAGEVIVGRLAAAKLGCEAESLAVGQSLEFEGSSWTIAGHFAAAGGAFESEIWCDLPEFQNATKRQDLSLVALLLSPQSNAAIIELFCKERTDLELHGLRETDYYQTLQQHYQPVRLLAWLVVVLVSAAGVFAGLNMMYGAVAGRIREIATLQAIGFRRGAILLSIVQEGVLLAAAGSLVSGTLAFTLLNGVAVRFTMGAFRLNIDSTAILLGCSVGISLGILGAIPPALKALRSEVAVSLKAV; this is encoded by the coding sequence ATGCTACTTCCTTGGGAGTATGGTGTGCGCAATCTACTGCGTCGCCCGCTGCGCACCGCCTTGACATTGATTGCCCTATCGACGGTGGTAATGCTGGTGTTCGTGGTGGTTGGATTTTTGCGTGGGCTCGAACGCTCACTCGCAACCAGCGGCGATCCCGATGTCGTTTTGGTCTATTCGGTCAACTCAATCGAAAACATTGAAAACTCGTCCATTCCGGCCCAAACCGCTTCGCTCCTGACGGCCAGCCTCGAAGGAATTGAACACCGCTACGGAGTTTCTTACGCTAGCCCCGAACTCTACCTGGGCACGCGAGTTCTCACCGCCGAGGCAACCGAAGGTCTAGGACTGGTACGCGGAGTTACGCACACCGCCCCACTGGTGCGACGCGGAGTTCGCATCCTCGATGGGCACTGGCCACGTGCTGGTGAGGTCATTGTTGGAAGATTAGCCGCAGCCAAGCTTGGCTGCGAGGCAGAATCGCTGGCAGTGGGGCAGTCCCTTGAATTCGAAGGGTCCAGTTGGACGATCGCAGGACATTTTGCTGCCGCTGGCGGTGCGTTCGAATCCGAGATCTGGTGCGACCTGCCCGAATTCCAGAATGCCACCAAACGCCAAGACCTCTCCTTGGTCGCCCTGCTCCTATCCCCGCAAAGCAATGCTGCGATCATCGAGCTCTTCTGCAAAGAGCGAACCGACCTAGAGCTGCACGGTCTGCGCGAAACCGACTACTACCAAACCCTGCAACAACACTACCAACCCGTGCGTTTACTCGCCTGGCTAGTGGTCGTGCTCGTTTCCGCTGCCGGTGTCTTTGCGGGACTCAATATGATGTATGGCGCGGTCGCTGGCCGCATTCGCGAGATTGCTACCCTACAAGCGATTGGCTTTCGCAGGGGCGCCATTCTGCTCAGTATTGTTCAAGAGGGTGTCCTCCTGGCCGCAGCCGGTTCTTTGGTTTCGGGCACCTTAGCCTTCACACTGCTCAATGGTGTTGCCGTCCGTTTCACGATGGGAGCCTTTCGGCTCAACATCGATAGCACGGCAATTTTGTTGGGCTGTAGCGTGGGAATTTCTCTCGGAATACTGGGGGCGATCCCACCCGCCCTCAAAGCACTTAGATCGGAGGTCGCCGTTAGTCTGAAAGCTGTTTAG
- a CDS encoding efflux RND transporter periplasmic adaptor subunit — MATPNIDLSQLALERPEVTPAAESAAAGKAIRRWLVRYGLPAAILLGFSTLFLAALGFQLTPITPVEVTPVVVKRNSAPAQGTPLFQAPGWIEPCPTAINVAALAPGVIEELLVVEGQAMTAGDPVARLIPIDSEIELEQAQVRLAIQKAELKRAEAARNAAQIRLAQPVHLQVQLADAQSMLAKTQTELAKLPFQIEAATADARFLKESLDGKNAARSAIAAIVVKDSEREYAAADAVLRELKQRGPNLQQEADALQAKVDALQTQADLLVEEHRQFEEAEANVSSQTALLKQAAVRLRLAELAVERNMIRAPISGRILRILAVPGTRVMGLDSIAGQSSSTVAEMYDPASLQVRVDVRLEEVPLVIEGQQVRIQTASYPSPLQGIVLQTTSSASIQKNTLEVKVKLLDPPRNVSPEMLVTATFLSAAISSEETQNSQEERLFVPSQLVKQAATGEEQGVWIVDADNRAQFVPLQLGQQGEDGLVEVQKGLSITDKIIASDQNRLHPGMRVHITAQDSQLGLR, encoded by the coding sequence ATGGCCACACCCAACATCGACCTCAGCCAGCTTGCACTGGAGCGACCAGAAGTCACGCCGGCTGCGGAGAGTGCTGCAGCTGGAAAAGCAATTCGCAGATGGTTGGTACGCTATGGATTGCCAGCAGCGATCTTGTTGGGTTTCAGCACCCTCTTTCTGGCTGCCCTAGGATTTCAGTTGACACCAATTACACCGGTGGAAGTAACACCGGTCGTCGTAAAGCGCAATAGTGCGCCCGCTCAAGGCACACCGCTCTTTCAGGCGCCTGGCTGGATAGAGCCGTGCCCCACCGCCATCAACGTTGCAGCCCTGGCACCCGGGGTGATCGAAGAATTGCTAGTGGTCGAAGGGCAAGCAATGACTGCCGGAGATCCGGTGGCTAGACTGATTCCCATCGACTCTGAGATAGAACTCGAGCAAGCGCAGGTGAGGCTGGCCATCCAAAAGGCAGAGCTCAAGCGGGCGGAGGCGGCGCGGAATGCTGCCCAGATCCGACTTGCCCAACCCGTGCATCTCCAGGTTCAGTTGGCAGATGCTCAGAGTATGTTGGCCAAAACTCAAACCGAGTTGGCCAAACTCCCGTTTCAGATTGAAGCAGCTACGGCAGATGCGCGTTTTTTGAAAGAGAGTCTGGATGGCAAGAACGCCGCTCGCTCCGCAATTGCAGCCATCGTCGTCAAAGACTCCGAACGCGAGTACGCAGCCGCGGATGCCGTCCTCCGGGAACTCAAGCAACGGGGGCCCAATCTTCAGCAGGAGGCCGACGCCCTGCAGGCCAAGGTCGACGCCTTGCAAACCCAGGCCGACCTACTGGTGGAGGAGCATCGCCAGTTCGAGGAAGCAGAGGCAAATGTCAGTTCACAAACAGCGTTGTTGAAGCAGGCTGCGGTTCGCTTGCGACTGGCTGAACTGGCTGTCGAGCGGAATATGATTCGAGCACCGATCTCAGGACGCATCCTGAGGATTCTGGCAGTGCCAGGCACGCGCGTCATGGGACTCGACTCCATTGCGGGGCAAAGTTCCAGCACAGTGGCGGAGATGTATGACCCAGCGTCGCTGCAGGTTCGCGTTGACGTCCGACTCGAAGAGGTCCCGTTGGTCATTGAGGGACAACAGGTCCGCATTCAAACGGCCTCTTACCCCTCACCGCTACAGGGAATTGTGTTGCAGACAACCAGTTCGGCAAGCATTCAAAAAAACACCTTAGAAGTCAAAGTAAAATTGCTCGACCCGCCACGCAACGTTAGTCCCGAGATGTTGGTCACCGCCACGTTCCTATCCGCTGCCATCAGTTCCGAGGAAACGCAAAACTCCCAGGAAGAACGCCTGTTCGTTCCGAGCCAATTGGTAAAGCAGGCAGCCACCGGAGAAGAGCAGGGAGTGTGGATCGTCGATGCAGACAATCGCGCTCAATTTGTCCCTCTCCAACTGGGGCAGCAGGGAGAAGACGGTCTGGTCGAAGTGCAAAAGGGGCTCAGCATTACCGACAAAATTATCGCATCGGACCAGAATCGCCTACATCCTGGCATGCGCGTTCACATTACCGCCCAAGATAGCCAGCTAGGACTGAGATAG